The following are encoded together in the Clostridium sp. BJN0013 genome:
- a CDS encoding ABC transporter ATP-binding protein translates to MENNNIIEIVNFTKKFKNNVILKNINLSIKKGKCYGFVGLNGSGKTLIFKAICGFIKPTSGHIIVSGKKIGSEVDFPENVGVLIEQPGFLPNYSAFENLQFLAGITNKIGRTEIENALQFVELYPYERKKVKNYSMGMKQRLGIAQAIMEDPEILILDEPLNGLDKDGVKIIKNKLLDLKKKGKTILLTSHISQDIEELSDYIYEICDGNLKVLR, encoded by the coding sequence ATGGAGAATAATAATATAATAGAAATCGTTAATTTTACAAAAAAATTCAAAAACAATGTCATTTTAAAGAATATTAACTTGAGTATAAAAAAAGGAAAATGTTATGGATTTGTAGGCTTAAATGGATCAGGAAAGACTTTGATTTTCAAAGCTATTTGTGGATTTATTAAACCAACATCAGGACATATAATTGTTAGCGGAAAAAAAATTGGGTCAGAAGTTGACTTTCCAGAAAATGTAGGAGTTTTGATTGAGCAACCAGGTTTTTTACCTAATTACAGTGCTTTTGAAAATTTGCAATTTTTAGCTGGAATTACCAATAAAATAGGTAGAACAGAAATTGAAAATGCACTGCAATTTGTTGAATTATATCCATATGAAAGAAAAAAAGTGAAAAATTATTCTATGGGAATGAAACAACGTTTAGGAATTGCACAAGCTATTATGGAAGATCCTGAAATATTAATTCTTGATGAACCACTAAATGGATTAGATAAAGATGGAGTAAAAATAATTAAAAATAAATTACTAGACCTTAAAAAGAAAGGAAAAACAATACTTTTAACGAGTCATATTTCACAAGATATTGAAGAATTAAGCGATTATATTTATGAAATTTGTGATGGTAATTTGAAAGTATTACGTTAA
- a CDS encoding 3'-5' exoribonuclease YhaM family protein has protein sequence MKIKELIHNKLSDIFVMVNEVSEGLTSNNSPYIKFTFTDGKDSIKGVMWDKSITDIPNISSGSVIKIRTIPKTYKGTLQLTVLQCRLITKDDNVHIEDFIKTSPVDPLEIYNELLTRVSHFENESFKKVVTKLLEDNKDKLLYYPAAKVVHHAIQGGLLYHIYRMYKSGLALADIYKYGINTELFISGIILHDIGKLNELSSNENGIVEDYSTEGKLLGHIVQGVIMLHDAARELNIPAEDELVLKHILISHHGSEENGSPRRPMILEAQLLNKLDEIDAIIYQFQDTLSNLEKGEFSENKFFLKNIQIYKHY, from the coding sequence ATGAAAATTAAGGAACTAATTCACAATAAGCTTAGCGATATTTTTGTTATGGTAAATGAGGTATCTGAAGGCCTCACCTCCAATAATTCACCTTATATTAAATTCACTTTTACTGATGGCAAAGATTCCATCAAAGGAGTTATGTGGGACAAAAGCATTACAGACATTCCCAATATTTCCTCTGGCAGCGTTATTAAAATAAGGACAATTCCTAAAACTTACAAAGGTACTCTTCAGCTTACCGTATTACAGTGCAGATTAATTACCAAAGATGATAATGTACATATAGAAGATTTTATAAAAACTTCTCCTGTAGATCCTTTGGAAATATATAATGAACTTTTAACAAGAGTATCCCATTTTGAAAATGAAAGCTTTAAAAAAGTGGTTACAAAACTTTTAGAGGATAATAAAGACAAACTTCTCTACTACCCTGCTGCCAAAGTAGTCCATCATGCTATACAAGGAGGTCTTCTATATCACATATATAGAATGTATAAAAGCGGTCTGGCTCTTGCAGATATATATAAATATGGTATAAATACAGAACTTTTCATATCAGGGATTATACTGCATGACATAGGAAAATTGAATGAACTAAGTTCCAATGAAAATGGCATAGTAGAAGATTATTCTACAGAAGGTAAATTACTTGGTCATATAGTACAGGGAGTGATTATGCTCCACGATGCAGCCAGGGAATTAAATATTCCTGCGGAGGATGAACTGGTTTTAAAACATATTTTAATCTCTCATCATGGCTCTGAAGAAAATGGTTCTCCTAGAAGACCCATGATTCTGGAGGCTCAATTATTAAACAAACTAGATGAAATAGATGCTATTATATATCAGTTTCAGGATACTCTTTCCAATTTAGAAAAGGGAGAATTTAGTGAAAACAAATTTTTCTTGAAGAATATTCAAATATATAAGCACTACTAA
- the lepB gene encoding signal peptidase I has product MEKENKHKKEVINWIKIIIITIIISLVAKNYVFERIHINGYSMMPTLNNNDSVLIEKLSLLTNNFKRGQIIIFDSENKNHDVLIKRIIGVEGDEIELIKGKVYLNGKILKEPYLEKNIITDGGTFLNQKKKIKIEKGFVFLLGDNRVNSKDSRYFGPINIKSIKGHIILKIFPLGQIKLLF; this is encoded by the coding sequence ATGGAAAAAGAAAATAAACACAAAAAAGAAGTGATTAATTGGATAAAGATTATTATAATTACTATTATAATATCATTGGTTGCTAAAAATTATGTATTTGAAAGAATACATATTAATGGATATTCAATGATGCCAACACTTAATAATAATGATAGTGTGTTGATTGAAAAACTTTCGTTATTAACTAATAATTTTAAAAGAGGTCAAATAATAATATTCGATTCTGAAAATAAAAACCATGATGTATTAATAAAAAGAATTATAGGTGTTGAAGGTGATGAAATAGAACTTATTAAAGGAAAAGTATATTTAAATGGTAAAATTCTAAAAGAACCTTACCTTGAAAAAAATATAATTACAGATGGTGGCACATTTTTAAATCAAAAAAAGAAAATAAAAATTGAAAAAGGATTTGTTTTTTTACTTGGAGATAATAGAGTAAATAGTAAGGATAGTAGATATTTTGGACCTATTAATATAAAATCAATAAAAGGACATATTATATTAAAAATTTTTCCATTAGGCCAAATCAAGCTTTTGTTTTGA
- a CDS encoding site-2 protease family protein — translation MDKHNRKIENFNLYVNRDNNIEKYIINDGIEKYIVQDNVETKKENLPTIAKSKKNKKDKKGIWGIIGIIIAVLIKLKSIIILIFTKLKFLLIFFKLGKFASTLISMLLMILVYAKIYGWAFGLGFVVLLFVHEMGHYLSAKTVKLDVTLPLFIPFVGALINMKEEPKDAAVEAKVAIGGPLIGSLGALICFILYFSFKENFLMALAYTGFMLNLFNLIPLHPLDGGRIVSAISPKLWLIGIPIAVIALFKFFNPIILLLLILGIFQVINQYKNPDKTYYEVKSTTRWIFAFMYFGLILFLGIGIAYIHGIHEYMLVK, via the coding sequence ATGGATAAGCATAATAGAAAAATTGAGAATTTCAATTTGTATGTAAATAGAGATAATAATATAGAAAAGTATATTATAAATGATGGTATAGAGAAATATATAGTTCAAGATAATGTGGAAACTAAAAAAGAGAATTTACCTACTATAGCAAAGAGTAAGAAGAACAAAAAGGATAAGAAGGGTATTTGGGGTATAATTGGAATTATTATTGCAGTACTTATAAAACTTAAATCTATAATAATACTTATTTTTACCAAGCTAAAGTTTTTGTTAATATTTTTTAAATTAGGTAAATTTGCTTCAACTTTAATATCCATGTTATTAATGATTTTGGTGTATGCTAAAATCTACGGATGGGCCTTTGGTCTGGGTTTTGTAGTATTGTTGTTTGTCCACGAAATGGGACATTATTTAAGTGCCAAAACTGTTAAACTTGATGTAACACTTCCTCTGTTTATTCCATTTGTGGGAGCTTTAATAAATATGAAAGAAGAGCCTAAGGATGCAGCAGTGGAAGCTAAAGTGGCAATAGGGGGTCCTTTGATTGGAAGTCTGGGAGCATTAATTTGTTTTATATTGTATTTTTCATTTAAAGAAAACTTTTTAATGGCTCTGGCTTATACAGGTTTTATGCTGAATTTGTTTAACCTTATACCTCTGCACCCTCTTGATGGTGGTAGAATTGTATCTGCAATATCTCCCAAGTTATGGCTCATAGGAATACCTATTGCTGTAATTGCCCTATTTAAGTTTTTCAATCCTATTATTTTACTACTGCTTATACTTGGAATTTTTCAAGTTATTAATCAATATAAAAATCCTGATAAAACTTATTATGAAGTAAAGTCTACCACAAGATGGATATTTGCTTTTATGTATTTTGGATTAATTTTATTTCTTGGAATAGGAATAGCATATATCCATGGCATCCATGAATATATGCTGGTTAAATAG
- a CDS encoding MFS transporter translates to MILNITTLSYIWLPVDAIIIVRIIQGVGWGLASTGAAAIFSDIIPKEKRGEGMGHYSLSMIISMALSPMVAIILMNLYSFKNIAFISITLVVVGVLFLFQVKTPEKIASKSNSRKIFSPVESFEKKLPYPLYYVFS, encoded by the coding sequence ATAATTCTTAATATAACTACACTATCTTATATTTGGCTTCCTGTAGATGCCATAATAATTGTCCGTATTATTCAAGGAGTAGGATGGGGACTTGCTTCTACCGGTGCTGCTGCTATCTTTTCTGATATTATACCTAAAGAAAAACGTGGTGAAGGCATGGGTCATTATTCTCTTTCCATGATAATATCTATGGCTTTATCCCCTATGGTTGCAATAATTCTAATGAACTTATACAGTTTTAAAAATATTGCTTTTATATCAATAACTCTAGTAGTTGTTGGAGTACTATTTCTTTTTCAGGTTAAAACGCCTGAGAAAATTGCTTCAAAATCTAACTCAAGGAAAATTTTTTCACCGGTAGAATCCTTTGAAAAAAAGCTGCCCTACCCTCTTTATTATGTTTTCTCTTAG